TTGCCAGTGGTAAAGTCTTTTTTGGGTGCTATGATAATCACATTTATTGTGTTGATGCACAGGGTGATGGAACCGGCGGAACAACACTCCTATGGAAATATCGATATGGTGATTTCAGGATGCGATCGTCTCCAGCTTTTTTTAATGACAAAGTGTTCGTCTATGGTTTTGACAGTGTGTATTGCTTAGATGCAAACGGGCTGAGCAACGGAACGGGAAAGCTTATCTGGAAAACATCGCTTGGAACCATGGGTGCTCCAGCGTATTCTTCACCTGCAATAACCAATGATTTTGTCTATGTTGGAGACAGTGTTGGGTTAAAATTTTACTGTCTTTACATCAACAACGGTTCAATTGCCTGGAGCGTAGAAAAAGGAACAGTGTATACATCTCCAGCAATTGTTGACGGTTCAGTTTTTTTCGCAGCAACACCACAATACAGCTCCCGTACAATCTTCTACTGTTATGGCAGATTAAATAATGCACCATCAACACCAAATCAACCAAACGGACCAGCCACAGGTTCAGTAAATACCGATATCTCTTTTACTATTTCTTCAGTTATGGATCCTGATGGTGATACGGTTGAATATCAATTCGACTGGGGTGATGGATCCTATAGTTTCTGGGGTACTGATACCTCAGCATCACATCGATGGGTACAACAGGGAACCTATGCTGTTCGAATCCGTGCACGCGATAAACCACCCCAACATGAAAGCAGCTGGTCAGATCCTATTTTGATTCATATTCAAACTCAAAAACCAAAACTATCTATCTCATGTCCTTCATCGATTATTGCGGGAGGAGAATTCACCGTGATTGTCACGGCAGATGCGATACCAGTACAAGCAGCATCGGTTGAATTCAACAACCAGATACTTCCAACAGATACATTTGGAAAAGCAACATTTACTGCACCCCTGGTCTCAAAAGTAACAGATTTTCTGATATCTGTATCTCATCCGGAATATACCGCAAGTTCGAAGATGGTAAAAGTTTTAAAAGAGAAACAACGACAAGGATGGATTTACGGTGTTGTTACCGATGGAACTATGGTAGTATCTAATGTTTCAATACAAATCACCAACGAATATCAAAGGTGGACGACCACAACGGATTCCGAAGGTGTATATTATCGAGCAGTTCCTCCTGGAATTTACACCGTTACCGCGATCAAATCACAGTATCTATCAACATCTTATCCACAGATTGAAATTGTTGAAAATGTTGCAATTGATCTTAATTTTAATCTGCAACGGATAATAAGTCCAGAGCTACCGTCAACGAGTACAGATGATACTAAGGCCTTGGTAGAAAAAGTTGTACAAACTGCCATTAATGAAGGATATGTTGCAGCAAAGATATTACTTTTTTCAACAGAGGAAAAAACATCCCCTTTCATTGAATACTATCTTGATGAATTTCAGGTCAAACCTCAGGAAACTGATAAACTACTGTCTTTTACTGTAGCTGGGGATGAGAATTCATCGAAAACATTTTTCCTTGTTTTTATCGGAAAGAATATCACAACACATCCTCATGATTTAATCGTTCATTTTGACGATCACATTCTTGAAAAAATGTCGATCGATGAGTTTTTACATCCTGAACAAACACAGGGAGTAAAATACCTCATTCTAACTACGGATGAGGGAAACTATGTTGTTATTCATGTTGATACTTTTAGTGAACATACGATTACGATTGCTACAAATCTTCTGACAGGAATTACAATAGTCGTTTTATACATCCTGTTTTCGGTACTCATTGGATTCGTTCTTATCTGTCCTGCGGTTCTGAGTTCATTGTACACGACATATTTGAAGAAAAGGAGATAAATATGCAACTGATCAGTATTTTTGTCAATGCTTGTATAACCATATTATCAGCCGGGCTTCTCATTATATCTTTACTCAGTTATAAAAAAAAGAACAACAGAAACCTCCTTTTTTTAACCATAGCATTCATATTCTTCTTTTTCAAAGGCATCATCTTAAGTTTATCCCTGATGTATCTCACGTTTCAAGAAATTATCTTAGACCCACTTTTTGGGTTTTTTGATGTCCTAATTCTTGCTTTTCTCTTCATATCAACCCTAAAGAGACAACGCTATGTCGAAACAGCTTGAATACCATAAACAAAAAATCTACGTATGTCTTCAAGAGCATCCAGGATTACATATCAGTAAAATAGCAGAGACGATCGGCATCAATATCTCATTGTTAAAAATCATTATTGAAGAAATGATAAACGATGGGTTGTTGCTGGCTTTTGAGGATGCAGGGTTTAAACGATATTATGTCAATGGCCAACATGAGAAACCTCATGCTCAAAAAATGAATGATATCCGGAAAAAAATCTACATGCTCGTTGCCGAACAGCCGGGTTTAAACCTTACAACGATTGCAGAAATGCTCAACATGCGGATATCATTAGCAGAATATCATCTTTTTCTCTTAGAAAAAAATGGTTTGATCCAAGGTCAGAAAGATACAGGGTTTAAACGATATTATGTCAAAGATGCGACGATTCGATCAGAAGATCGAATATTATTAGGATTACTTCGACAAGAAATCCCGCTAAAGATCATCCTCCTTCTTTTGAAGCATAAAACCTTGCAACACAAAGATATTTTGCAACATTTTGATTTAGCACCGTCAACATTAACCTATCATATTAATAAGCTGTTAAAAGAAGGCATTATTGATGTGCAAACCTTTGGCACTGAAAAAGGATATTTTTTAAAAAATAAGACCGCTATTGTTGCCTTTCTTACCAAATATAATCTTAATAAAATGATTGAAACTTTTTCAGATACATGGGATGATCTATCGTATGATATTTAACTCTGAGGTTGATGTAGTGGTTTATGAAACTCAAACAGCAACCTACTGATTTCATCGTCCAAGAATTATCCAATATCCAGATATCAGATACTGAAAAAAAATATTCGATTTACCTCTTAGAAAAACAAGAACTTGATACTTTTTCAGCACTCAAATATCTTTCAAACCAACTCAACATCCCGCTGTTTGACATTGGTTATGCAGGACTGAAAGATAAACATGCACTCACCAGACAATATATCTCGATTCCTACGCAGGATACAGTTGATTTTTCAAAAATTCCACAGATACATCTAACGTTTCTCGGGTATTCTGATACAAAAATCAAAATCGGAGATTTAACCGGAAATCATTTTACGATAACGGTTCGAGATATCCGTTCAAAAGAAATACACAAAATCCTGCAACGCGCACAATCCATTTCTGTTGATGGTATACCTAACTATTTTGATTCACAGCGATTCGGGAGTGTTCTTCATCAGGATTTCATCATACGGCAGGTCATCAACAATAACTTTGAGCATGCAGTCAAAATGTATCTCACAGAATATCTTAAATCAGAGTCAAAAAGAATCAAAAACATCAAACGAACCATCCTTGATCATTGGAAGACGCTTGAGAATCTTACTATCCGAGAGAAACAATTCGCGGTTGTGATTCATGAGTATCAACAGACACGATCCTGGGAGAAAGCATATAAGAAAATACCAGCACACCTCCGAGAACTTTACGTCAATGCGTATCAAAGCTATCTCTGGAATGAATGTATTAAAGAACTGTTAAAAAAACACGTCAACAAGCAACAACTATTCTCAGTTGAATACCCACTGGGATCTTTGCTTTTTTATACTATGCTTACCAAACAAGAAAAAGAAAATCTACCAGAAACCTTTCAAACAATCAGTAACACGGCATCGTTTTTAGACCATGAACAGCCGATTGTTCAAACGATTCTCGCTCGCCAAAGCCTTACATTACAACATTTCGACATCTATCAAAAAACAGGGAATTTTTTTAAACCACGAGCACGACCAGTTATTGTGTATCCTGCTGATTTTTTCCTCTCAGAACCAAGTATCGATGAGCTCAACACATCATCACAGCAACCACGATATAAGATACAACTTTCCTTTTCACTTCCCAAAGGAAGCTATGCAACAATTGTTACAAAGAAAATCTTTGGGCACTAGTCAACAACGGCGTTTTCGCCGATGTTTTTTTTCTTCCTGTTCAACTGCTTCAGCAAGGCTTATTTCTCCTTTTAAAACCTGTACTGCTCGTTTCTCAGAGATCGTGAAACGACCATCGGAAAGCTGCCTGCTTTTTCGCTGTACATTTTTAACAGAACCTTTTGATAATTCCAAGGGAAGCTTTTGTTGCACCCGGCCCCCTGATAAAAGAGCGATCGCTGCAGCTGCTTCACCATCACGTTCACACCGTGCTTTTTGTACAGACGATGTTGTTTTTGTCTCATCAACAATTTCGATCGGTATTTCAAAATGTATTAACGAATTGATAATTCGATTTCGAATAAGAATTGACCCATGGCCAATCCGAATACAGGTTTCTTTCGAAGGATAGATCTTCAAAAGCCAACGCATCACCTCTGATACCTTTTCAGGATACTCCACTTGTAACTTCTGCAGTAGAATCCCATCGCCAACAACAGCAACACCAGGTCGTTCTCCAGGATCAATACCAATAAAGAGATGCGTATACAACTCCTTGCCAGTTAGCATCTGTAATGCAACATCGATTGCATGGTCAACTGAATCAAAACTATCAACAGCAACAACCTTCTCAGCAGAGATTCCTTTTCGTTCACGTTCAGAGGTTAAAATCACCTTAATCCGATCAGGAACATCAACGGGTATCGAAAGAACAACATACGCAAGTTTTCTTCTTTTTAACAAAGAGATAATATCGTGATACAATGAAAAATCCTTTGTATATACTCCGAGTGTTTTCATTCAAAAAACAATCTTCAAAGAAGATTAAATAGATTTCGAACGTATTCCTTTTTGTTATTGTCCGATCAATGGGACTCCTCTGATATAGTTGCCGGTAAATAACAGAATCGCGCTGATGAGTAATATTGACCATACTACTCCATTCCATCGGATCACTTTTTCCCCATCAAGAGGGCCAAAAGGCAACAGGTTAAATACAGCAAGAACCGCATTGATCATCGAAATGAAAATCATAACAAACCCCAGATTAATTGAATCAATGGTCACTTCAAACAGCTGATATGATAAAATGAAGGTGATCGCTGCTGTCAAAATATTTGCAAGGGGACCAAATGCAGCAATTCTCCCTGTTTCAAATGATCGAGTACCACCACGAAACATCACAGCACCAGGTGCAGCAAATGTAAAACCAGTACATACTGCAGTTACCACTGACAATAGCAGACCTAAGGGATACATACGAAACTCAGACCACATGCCATATTTCTGCGCCATAAATTTATGCGCCAATTCATGGAAAAAAAATGCGCTTAAGATACTGAAAAATGCTACGAGCAGTGCAACCGGCATATTCTCAAGATGTTGAAACCCAAACAGCAGACTGTTTCCTGAAAAAACAAATGAAAACGCACAGGTTAAAACAACAATTGCAATCGCCAGATGGAGAAGTTCTGTTCTGCTAAACGATCCTGGTTTTCCTGTATCAAGCTCTCCAGTTGGAATATACATATACTCACGAGGCGATAAAGCAGAGAACCCGGTGTATTTCTTTTGTTCTATGATACGTCATCCCTCTCAGCATCAACCAAATCTTTACATTTTTTTTATTGAAGTCCAAGACTCAGAATCCATGGCAAAGCAACAATCGTTCCAATCATACTTCCGAGATTTGAAAGAGCAACAACCATCAGCAATCGAATTACTTTATTGTTAAAAAAATCTTTCATCGATTCAATTTTGCTTAGATTCTGAAAATCTTTAATTACCGGTGGTCTGAGTTTTGCTTCAACCAAACCCGCAAACCAACCAGGGGCAAAAAAAGGTTCAAGCGAAGTAAATGGTGCCGCAAGAAAAGCAACACCTGCAGATAAAGGATGCCCGCGAGCAAGGAGGACGCCACCTGCTGATAATACTCCATGAATCAAAAACCACCACAGAAAAATCTTCCCGATGTCAGCCCAAGCAGCTTCACCACGGGACATAAGAAGCCAG
The window above is part of the Candidatus Thermoplasmatota archaeon genome. Proteins encoded here:
- the truD gene encoding tRNA pseudouridine(13) synthase TruD: MKLKQQPTDFIVQELSNIQISDTEKKYSIYLLEKQELDTFSALKYLSNQLNIPLFDIGYAGLKDKHALTRQYISIPTQDTVDFSKIPQIHLTFLGYSDTKIKIGDLTGNHFTITVRDIRSKEIHKILQRAQSISVDGIPNYFDSQRFGSVLHQDFIIRQVINNNFEHAVKMYLTEYLKSESKRIKNIKRTILDHWKTLENLTIREKQFAVVIHEYQQTRSWEKAYKKIPAHLRELYVNAYQSYLWNECIKELLKKHVNKQQLFSVEYPLGSLLFYTMLTKQEKENLPETFQTISNTASFLDHEQPIVQTILARQSLTLQHFDIYQKTGNFFKPRARPVIVYPADFFLSEPSIDELNTSSQQPRYKIQLSFSLPKGSYATIVTKKIFGH
- a CDS encoding winged helix-turn-helix transcriptional regulator, with translation MSKQLEYHKQKIYVCLQEHPGLHISKIAETIGINISLLKIIIEEMINDGLLLAFEDAGFKRYYVNGQHEKPHAQKMNDIRKKIYMLVAEQPGLNLTTIAEMLNMRISLAEYHLFLLEKNGLIQGQKDTGFKRYYVKDATIRSEDRILLGLLRQEIPLKIILLLLKHKTLQHKDILQHFDLAPSTLTYHINKLLKEGIIDVQTFGTEKGYFLKNKTAIVAFLTKYNLNKMIETFSDTWDDLSYDI
- a CDS encoding PQQ-binding-like beta-propeller repeat protein, with protein sequence MQKKRTILLLVLVLAQSIFLNTISADNETDVQWPMYHHDAAHQGYTTSSSPNNILKWSTEINASQILSSPAVVDGYVYFGASDGKLYCLAARNGQIIWTYTTAGAIKSSPAVVSNKVYFGSTDGVVYCLDAATGSLIWSYKTQDMIDVSSPVVAGNRVYIGSCDMQIYCLDAFDGRCIWSFQTQGVIYSSPAVVNNRVYIGSNDKNMYCLDAIGNGDGTTNTIWIYTAGHSIRTTPTIASGKVFFGCYDNHIYCVDAQGDGTGGTTLLWKYRYGDFRMRSSPAFFNDKVFVYGFDSVYCLDANGLSNGTGKLIWKTSLGTMGAPAYSSPAITNDFVYVGDSVGLKFYCLYINNGSIAWSVEKGTVYTSPAIVDGSVFFAATPQYSSRTIFYCYGRLNNAPSTPNQPNGPATGSVNTDISFTISSVMDPDGDTVEYQFDWGDGSYSFWGTDTSASHRWVQQGTYAVRIRARDKPPQHESSWSDPILIHIQTQKPKLSISCPSSIIAGGEFTVIVTADAIPVQAASVEFNNQILPTDTFGKATFTAPLVSKVTDFLISVSHPEYTASSKMVKVLKEKQRQGWIYGVVTDGTMVVSNVSIQITNEYQRWTTTTDSEGVYYRAVPPGIYTVTAIKSQYLSTSYPQIEIVENVAIDLNFNLQRIISPELPSTSTDDTKALVEKVVQTAINEGYVAAKILLFSTEEKTSPFIEYYLDEFQVKPQETDKLLSFTVAGDENSSKTFFLVFIGKNITTHPHDLIVHFDDHILEKMSIDEFLHPEQTQGVKYLILTTDEGNYVVIHVDTFSEHTITIATNLLTGITIVVLYILFSVLIGFVLICPAVLSSLYTTYLKKRR